A genomic region of Pyrus communis chromosome 14, drPyrComm1.1, whole genome shotgun sequence contains the following coding sequences:
- the LOC137715418 gene encoding protein SUPPRESSOR OF GENE SILENCING 3-like produces MSARRNGGNFKGKDVLEVSSPKIEQLTHGVADVSLGSAQDDGEWEVITRKSKNRAGSSAAKQWGPQNSNSKAWAQVDTQKPGMRSSGGSGRGAGNFWPSQTSDMRKPAARGNVRQQSSARVSENSYVAPQHVIPPPLDHGWNWQSRAGVTQPKGSEDVHRKDDKDSDAAAAAAAIDDDDDNSDAVGDTDDELFSDEFDSDSSEKSHETRKNSRWFKKFFEILDSLTVDEINDPARQWHCPACQGGPGSIDWYRGLQPLMTHAKTKGSKRVMLHRELAELLDEELRRKGTTVIPAGEAFGKWKGLKDEEKDHEIVWPPMIVIMNTKLEQDDNDKWVGMGNQELLDYFSPYAAARARHSYGPQGHRGMSILIFEASARGYLEAERLHKHFIEQGTDRDAWDRRRVLFQSGGKRQLYGYMAVKEDLDIFNQHSQGKSRLKFEMRSYQEMVVNQIRQMSEDNQQLMWFKNRVAKEQRHAKALEESLGIVSEKLRKTTEENRIVRQRTKLQHKENQEEMYLQEQFFKDQIKIIHESRDAKEENFERLQQEERDKVKHSYLNPSNAEEQKYRSEEIENFIKSQEKEMEEFVAERDMLMKTHDDDKAAMKRRHWEEEVELEKDFDAKLTQLMEKYSPHLPEEISN; encoded by the exons ATGAGTGCGAGAAGAAATGGTGGAAATTTCAAGGGAAAAGATGTCTTGGAAGTCAGCAGCCCCAAGATTGAACAGTTGACTCATGGTGTTGCAGACGTTAGCCTGGGCTCAGCCCAGGATGATGGAGAGTGGGAGGTAATTACCAGGAAGTCAAAGAACAGAGCTGGAAGCAGTGCTGCAAAACAATGGGGTCCTCAGAATTCTAATTCTAAGGCTTGGGCACAGGTTGATACTCAGAAGCCAGGTATGCGGAGTAGTGGTGGGTCAGGAAGGGGTGCCGGCAACTTCTGGCCTTCACAAACTTCTGATATGAGAAAACCAGCAGCAAGAGGAAATGTAAGGCAGCAGTCTTCTGCCAGGGTTTCTGAAAATAGCTATGTGGCCCCACAACATGTGATTCCCCCTCCGCTGGACCACGGATGGAACTGGCAATCTAGAGCTGGTGTTACTCAACCCAAGGGTTCAGAAGATGTCCACAGAAAAGATGACAAGGACAGCGATGCGGCTGCTGCTGCCGCTGccattgatgatgatgatgacaacTCTGATGCTGTGGGTGATACCGACGATGAGCTATTCAGCGATGAGTTTGACTCGGATTCAAGTGAAAAGAGCCATGAAACTCGAAAAAATAGCAGATGGTTCAAGAAATTCTTTGAGATTTTGGATAGTTTAACGGTTGATGAGATTAATGATCCTGCTAGGCAGTGGCACTGTCCTGCATGTCAAGGGGGTCCTGGTTCCATTGACTGGTACCGAGGCCTGCAGCCCCTGATGACACATGCCAAAACAAAAGGATCAAAAAGGGTAATGCTCCATAGAGAGCTTGCAGAGCTTTTGGATGAAGAGTTGAGGAGGAAGGGAACTACAGTTATACCAGCTGGTGAAGCTTTTGGTAAATGGAAAGGTTTAAAAGATGAGGAAAAGGATCATGAAATTGTCTGGCCTCCTATGATTGTCATCATGAACACTAAACTTGAGCAGGATGACAATGACAAG TGGGTTGGCATGGGAAATCAGGAGCTTCTTGACTATTTCAGCCCTTATGCTGCTGCGAGAGCTCGACACTCATATGGTCCACAAGGACACCGCGGGATGAGCATTTTGATCTTTGAGGCCTCTGCAAGGGGTTATTTAGAGGCGGAGCGTCTGCACAAGCATTTTATAGAGCAAGGAACTGACAGAGATGCATGGGACCGTCGTCGTGTCTTATTTCAGTCTGGTGGGAAGCGACAGCTCTATGGGTACATGGCAGTGAAAGAAGACTTGGACATTTTTAACCAGCATTCTCAAG GTAAATCTAGGCTGAAATTTGAGATGAGATCGTACCAGGAGATGGTCGTGAACCAAATCAGGCAAATGAGTGAGGATAACCAACAGCTTATGTGGTTTAAGAACAGGGTTGCTAAGGAACAGAGGCATGCAAAGGCTCTTGAGGAATCTCTTGGTATAGTGAGTGAAAAGCTCAGGAAGACGACGGAGGAAAATCGCATCGTAAGACAGAGGACCAAATTGCAGCACAAAGAGAACCAGGAAGAG ATGTATCTGCAAGAACAATTTTTCAAAGACCAGATCAAGATAATTCATGAATCAAGGGATGCaaaggaagaaaattttgagaggCTGCAGCAGGAGGAACGTGACAAGGTGAAGCACTCATATCTCAACCCTTCAAATGCCGAGGAACAAAAATACAG GTCGGAGGAAATTGAGAACTTCATCAAGTCTCAAgaaaaagagatggaagaatttGTGGCAGAGCGGGACATGCTGATGAAAACTCATGATGACGATAAAGCTGCAATGAAGCGGAGGCATTGGGAGGAAGAAGTGGAACTGGAGAAGGATTTTGATGCCAAATTAACCCAGCTCATGGAGAAGTATTCCCCGCATCTCCCTGAAGAAATTTCGAATTGA
- the LOC137716547 gene encoding L-type lectin-domain containing receptor kinase IX.1-like has protein sequence MVVSPKQLQFLLLLSFQLFSCVFPLSFNFSTFPNGIKNLSLEGDAYIDGKYLRLTKSAVDDVKDQSVGRATYSQPFLLRDKVTGKLADFTTNFTFVIDSRGKTPYEDGLAFFLAPNGSLLNKTIGRGGSLGLPVDTSPQVSKIQYPFWAVELDIYRNDVTSVEDPAGDHVGVDINSVKSKMTESWNGSITNGRVNSVGISYDSASKHVGIVFTSYVKDVQVMKYMDCRVDLNEIIQGWVVVGFSATTGSLTAVNKIQSWSFNSFQLREENETKNMPVVPEPSPIVDPKSGNGVNVGLIVGLGAGGIAFLVGGLGLVWFLIWKKRGGSSKDGMFNDWIDEEFQKGTGPKKFSYGTLARSTSNFDEREKLGEGGFGGVYRGFIKDLNAYVAVKRISSRSRQGMKEYAAEVRIISRLRHRNLVQLIGWCHEKGELLLVYEFMSNGSLDSHLFKGKSLLAWEARNKIVQGLASGLLYLHEEWEQCVLHRDIKSSNIMLDSNLNAKLGDFGLARLVDHGKQSQTTVLAGTMGYMAPECLTTGKASKETDVYSFGVVALEIACGRKPIDPNSESRKTNMAEWVWELYGQGKVIEAADPKLCGEFDEKQMECLLVVGLWCVHPDYTIRPSIQQTIQVLNFEVPLPILPSKMPVASYSSPPVTLSILSADTTDLERGETDSSGYRYNTKSSQFTQSSASNSSLSAQFSTQNKF, from the coding sequence ATGGTTGTCTCACCAAAGCAGCTccaattccttcttcttctgtcgtttcaattattttcttgtgTATTTCCATTATCTTTCAACTTCTCCACCTTTCCAAATGGCATCAAAAACTTATCTCTCGAGGGAGATGCTTACATCGACGGCAAATATCTTCGACTTACCAAAAGCGCTGTTGACGACGTAAAGGACCAAAGTGTTGGTCGAGCCACCTACAGCCAACCCTTCCTCCTCCGAGACAAGGTCACGGGAAAGCTTGCCGATTTCACAACAAACTTCACATTTGTCATCGATTCCAGAGGCAAGACACCCTATGAGGACGGACTCGCCTTCTTTTTGGCGCCAAATGGATCCTTACTCAACAAGACAATAGGCAGAGGCGGCAGTCTAGGACTCCCCGTGGACACTTCTCCCCAAGTGTCAAAAATTCAGTACCCTTTTTGGGCGGTGGAGCTTGATATCTACCGGAATGATGTGACATCTGTGGAAGATCCTGCCGGAGATCATGTCGGAGTAGACATCAACTCTGTGAAGTCTAAGATGACCGAATCATGGAATGGTAGTATTACAAACGGACGAGTCAATAGTGTTGGGATTAGTTATGATTCTGCATCAAAGCATGTTGGTATTGTTTTCACAAGTTATGTGAAAGATGTTCAAGTGATGAAGTATATGGATTGCAGGGTTGATTTGAATGAAATCATCCAGGGTTGGGTCGTTGTTGGGTTCTCCGCCACAACAGGTTCTCTGACTGCTGTGAACAAGATCCAATCATGGAGTTTTAATTCGTTTCAACTGCGTGAAGAGAATGAAACGAAGAACATGCCAGTGGTTCCTGAGCCGAGCCCCATCGTTGATCCCAAGTCAGGAAATGGGGTCAACGTAGGACTAATTGTTGGTTTGGGTGCTGGTGGGATTGCTTTCTTGGTtggtgggttgggtttggtttggtttttgatttGGAAGAAGAGGGGAGGTAGTTCAAAAGATGGAATGTTTAATGACTGGATCGATGAGGAGTTCCAAAAGGGAACAGGCCCCAAGAAGTTTTCGTACGGAACATTGGCTAGATCAACAAGTAATTTTGATGAAAGAGAGAAGCTTGGAGAGGGAGGGTTTGGTGGAGTTTATCGAGGCTTCATAAAAGACTTGAACGCGTACGTTGCTGTTAAGAGGATATCAAGCAGGTCTAGACAGGGGATGAAGGAGTATGCAGCAGAAGTAAGGATCATCAGCCGACTAAGGCATCGGAATCTGGTGCAACTCATTGGTTGGTGCCATGAAAAAGGAGAACTCTTACTTGTGTATGAGTTCATGTCCAACGGCAGCTTGGATTCCCATTTGTTCAAAGGGAAATCCTTGTTAGCTTGGGAggcaagaaacaaaattgttcAAGGCTTGGCATCCGGGTTGTTGTATCTGCACGAAGAATGGGAACAATGTGTGCTGCACAGGGATATCAAATCCAGCAATATCATGTTGGACTCAAATTTAAACGCAAAACTTGGGGATTTCGGGTTAGCTCGGCTTGTTGACCATGGAAAACAATCACAAACAACAGTTCTGGCCGGAACTATGGGCTACATGGCTCCTGAATGTCTTACCACAGGAAAGGCTAGCAAGGAAACAGATGTCTACAGCTTTGGAGTTGTTGCTTTGGAGATAGCTTGTGGGCGAAAACCCATTGATCCCAATTCGGAAAGTAGAAAAACGAATATGGCGGAGTGGGTTTGGGAGCTTTATGGACAAGGGAAAGTCATTGAAGCAGCTGACCCTAAATTGTGTGGAGAGTTTGATGAGAAACAAATGGAGTGTTTGTTGGTTGTTGGGTTGTGGTGTGTTCATCCGGATTACACGATCAGGCCTTCGATACAACAAACGATTCAAGTGCTTAATTTTGAAGTTCCATTACCTATTCTCCCGTCGAAGATGCCGGTGGCTAGCTACTCTTCACCTCCGGTAACATTGTCAATTTTGTCTGCTGATACTACAGATTTGGAAAGGGGTGAAACTGATTCTTCAGGCTATCGTTACAACACCAAATCCTCACAGTTCACCCAATCTTCTGCatcaaattcttctttatcAGCACAGTTTAGTacacaaaataaattttaa